From Hydractinia symbiolongicarpus strain clone_291-10 chromosome 12, HSymV2.1, whole genome shotgun sequence, one genomic window encodes:
- the LOC130622236 gene encoding speckle targeted PIP5K1A-regulated poly(A) polymerase-like gives MTTKSKITDIFIESTCGKQLKCTICDCWLPANAEKFVQSHLTGRKHKQKLHKKNQRENVLKCSVYVKCFDPHLERLEEELKIYFESFKVKVSDVYVDKNTASYAIIQFEKSNDVDVVVNADHKLFHGKKIIIKRREIPEKKETHHKTLLSDAISPPCASSGVCLLPTEIQAGLSKLTNQSAQFKALQDYYKLSPADIEVRKLLCVLLQNVLEEIHPGCKVKLFGSSVNGLGIKGSDVDMTLLLSEAVSKEEEIMTEVREIIQRFAPGCKNVSIVQSAKVCTIVKFLHTDSKVSVDLSLNNRLALKNTKLIQTYLQIDQRAKLLIYAIRIWAKCYNLIGRNSLQITSYAMTLCAIHYLQQLDPPLLPCLQQCSEADFIGPWNCGFAVNTTFSSKNVLTIGQLLSGFFVYFADFLFDSYGIVIHSTNKKSRTECQTAANKVEGSELNIDAAVLVQDPFKLSHNVAQNLSAAGLKLLVSMFTKASKIICGSAESIIKLFTPDKTVKTRTKQKQKRNRSNVYTITLPNCLHATGEDVNSYCFEFVTNVLVDDLAMNVVSINSYCVNPAVNFTEQKTETSPQDTDAPGKDTDSPEHDTDAPRQDTDAPSKKRKWKSNICNEDFGSKKIKLDKNNGLSLTVCAYTDTWTNRRKHRRQQHLEKTNGCIDNSMTGVNNVKDYSTNDALFSFIIHIKTAKSDKDVCKLSVELINRTNNVQQFQTFYAYFKKELMSVFK, from the exons ATGACGACGAAAAGTAAAATAACAGATATTTTTATTGAAAGCACTTGTGGAAAGCAGTTAAAGTGTACTATCTGTGATTGCTGGCTGCCCGCAAATGCAG aaaagTTTGTTCAATCCCATCTCACTGGTcgtaaacataaacaaaaattacaCAAGAAAAACCAAAGAGAAAACGTTTTAAAATGTAGTGtatatgtaaaatgttttgatCCTCATCTTGAACGACTAGAAGAAgaactaaaaatttattttgaaagcTTTAAAGTGAAAGTGTCTGATGTTTATGTTGACAAAAACACG GCAAGTTATGCTATCATACAATTTGAGAAGAGTAAtgatgttgatgttgttgtaAATGCTGACCACAAACTTTTtcatggaaaaaaaataatcatcaaGCGAAGAGAGATTCCGGAGAAAAAAGAAACACACCACAAAACGCTACTATCAGACGCGATTTCACCACCCTGTGCTAGTTCTGGTGTTTGTTTGCTGCCAACTGAAATACAAGCGGGTCTTTCAAAGTTAACTAAT CAATCAGCACAATTTAAAGCCCTTCAAGATTATTACAAGTTGTCTCCTGCCGATATAGAAGTTCGTAAACTCCTTTGCGTATTACTGCAAAATGTCTTGGAAGAGATACATCCTGGTTGTAAGGTTAAGCTTTTTGGTTCCAGCGTAAATGGACTTGGTATTAAAGGCAGTGATGTTGACATGACGTTATTGTTATCTGAGGCAGTAAGCAAGGAGGAAGAAATAATGACGGAAGTTCGAGAAATCATTCAAAGATTTGCACCTGGTTGTAAAAATGTATCTATAGTGCAGTCAGCTAAAGTGTGTACCATTGTAAAGTTCTTGCATACAGATTCAAAAGTTAGTGTGGATTTGAGCTTGAATAACAG ACTTGCTCTGAAGAACACAAAACTAATTCAGACATATCTGCAAATTGATCAGAGGGCAAAACTTTTAATATATGCAATTCGGATATGGGCTAAATGCTATAATTTAATTGGAAGAAATAGTTTACAGATCACTAGTTATGCTATGACGCTATGTGCCATTCATTATTTGCAACAGTTGGACCCACCTCTTCTTCCTTGTTTACAGCAATGCAGTGAAGCAGATTTTATTGGCCCTTGGAATTGTGGTTTTGCTGTGAATACTACTTTTTCCAGTAAAAATGTACTGACAATAG GGCAGTTGTTATCCGGGTTTTTCGTATACTTTGctgattttttatttgattcatATGGAATTGTTATACATTCTACCAACAAAAAATCGAGGACAGAATGTCAAACTGCTGCAAATAAAGTAGAGGGCTCCGAATTAAACATAGATGCTGCTGTTTTAGTACAAGACCCTTTTAAATTAAGTCATAATGTTGCACAGAATTTATCTGCAGCAGGTTTAAAATTACTTGTGAGTATGTTCACGAAAGCTTCAAAGATTATCTGTGGTTCTGCTGAAAGTATTATTAAATTGTTCACGCCAGATAAAACAGTAAAAACGCGaacaaaacagaaacaaaaacgCAATCGTAGCAATGTGTATACGATAACTTTACCAAATTGTTTGCATGCTACTGGTGAAGATGTTAACTCGTATTGTTTTGAGTTTGTGACGAATGTTTTGGTAGATGATTTAGCCATGAATGTTGTTAGTATCAATAGTTATTGTGTTAATCCTGCAGTAAATTTTACTGAGCAAAAAACAGAGACATCTCCACAAGACACTGATGCACCTGGAAAGGACACTGATTCACCTGAACACGACACGGATGCACCTAGACAGGACACTGATGCACCTAGTAAAAAACGAAAATGGAAGTCCAACATATGCAATGAAGATTTTGGTTCGAAAAAGATAAAGCTTGACAAGAATAATGGTCTCAGCTTAACTGTATGCGCTTATACAGATACATGGACGAACAGAAGAAAGCATCGTCGACAGCAACACCTTGAAAAAACCAATGGATGTATTGACAACAGTATGACTGGAGTAAACAATGTTAAAGATTATTCCACAAATGATGCATTATTTTCGTTTATCATCCACATTAAAACAGCGAAAAGTGATAAAGACGTATGTAAGCTTTCTGTGGAACTAATTAATAGAACAAACAATGTACAACAATTTCAAACGTTTTATGCATATTTTAAAAAGGAACTTATGTCTGTATTTAAAtag
- the LOC130622238 gene encoding protein brambleberry-like, producing the protein MRYSLYLSLLWLPSSFSFWWWSTNDEDLNDNYQHSSDAVKEDTAVANMFAPFEISVGEQKFLSEANHFLQNLPMLDQCNLLIINRIKTSCQNLNDEELSKLSVNLLNCQSAVEGRPLYKCTDTMKLADCTQGMDSDTWNSYHIISNRARAICYSVRQTEFRMKTEMTVNNLASATLENVNVLKNLASDQKKLQEVTDDALNMITKNQDQLLAKQEDFKEKQNLLNGALHDNMNTLLKEKRVIAHRHKQVEEYTHMINYQLASLVKEIKTHEMFKKKSEKEILKGLDTVKLKADEVLKKLEFAFDDLDVYHENLEVKQNKTLKNLEEIQETISFMNDVLTKLYSSVHEQLPWLHEMFGGTLDKLALVTLITGHALFFFTAFMAIIFVNAPSLTRVFMLLVIPINCMSAMQNLHHLTYVQLSWFLALTIPVDFAAKKMIRLVENIRASKDVVVLKDHELYPEPPMLTRCTVSRDLTPQLQEKSFDFLNLSPVKQVLTEEKQLMSNATSQPTTKFIERANDQNIESNNISTPKGKRKSFPMTPSPGLNNTIGGSIKCTAFTRTGTRCRNSAMCLEKTCRVHTPQK; encoded by the exons ATGAGATATTCCTTGTATTTATCGTTGCTATGGTTACCCTCTTCCTTTTCATTCTGGTGGTGGTCTACTAATGATGAGGATTTAAATGATAACTATCAGCACTCATCAGATGCTGTGAAGGAGGACACAGCTGTGGCTAACATGTTCGCACCGTTTGAGATATCAGTGGGAGAGCAAAAGTTTTTATCTGAAGCAAatcattttcttcaaaatttaccGATGCTTGATCAGTGTAATTTATTG ATTATCAACCGTATCAAAACATCGTGTCAAAATTTGAATGATGAAGAGTTATCTAAACTCAGCGTAAACTTATTAAACTGTCAAAGTGCAGTGGAAGGAAGGCCGCTGTACAAATGCACTGACACCATG AAATTAGCTGATTGTACACAAGGAATGGATTCAGACACTTGGAATTCTTACCATATCATCAGTAACAGAGCTCGCGCCATCTGCTACAGCGTTCGCCAAACTGAATTTCGAATGAAAACGGAAATGACTGTGAATAATTTAGCATCAGCAACTTTAGAGAATGTAAACGTGTTAAAAAATCTCGCA TCTGatcaaaaaaaacttcaagAAGTTACAGACGATGCTCTTAATATGATAACAAAAAACCAAGATCAGTTGCTTGCTAAACAAGAAGACTTCAAGGAGAAACAGAATCTTCTCAATGGTGCTCTCCACGACAATATGAACACTTTGTTAAAAGAGAAAAGAGTGATTGCGCACAGACACAAACAAGTGGAAGAATATACTCACATGATTAACTATCAGTTGg CCTCTTTAgtaaaagaaatcaaaacacATGAAATGTTCAAGAAGAAAAGTgaaaaggaaattttaaaaGGTTTGGATACAGTTAAATTGAAAGCTGACGAAGTCTTGAAGAAATTag AGTTTGCGTTTGATGATTTGGATGTTTACCATGAAAATCTTGAAGTGAAGCAAAACAAAACGTTAAAAAATCTAGAAGAAATACAAGAAACCATATCATTTATGAATGAT GTACTGACAAAATTATACTCATCCGTTCATGAGCAGTTACCCTGGCTTCACGAAATGTTCGGCGGAACTTTGGACAAACTAGCATTGGTCACCCTCATTACGGGAcatgctttattttttttcactgcgTTCATGGCAATAATCTTTGTGAATGCACCAAGTTTGACCAGGGTTTTTATGTTACTCGTTATTCCTATCAATTGTATGTCTGCTATGCAAAATCTCCACCACCTTACCTATGTACAACTGTCATGGTTTCTAGCTTTAACGATTCCAG TGGATTTTGCGGCCAAGAAAATGATTAGGCTGGTGGAAAATATTCGTGCATCTAAAGATGTTGTCGTGCTGAAAGATCATGAATTATACCCAGAACCACCCATGTTAACACGCTGTACCG TGAGCAGAGATCTAACACCACAGCTCCAAGAAAAAAGCTTTGACTTCCTCAACTTATCTCCAGTTAAACAAGTCCTCACTGAAGAAAAGCAATTAATGTCAAATGCTACTTCTCAGCCAACCACTAAATTTATAGAACGCGCAAATGACCAAAACATAGAATCGAACAATATTTCAACACCCAAAGGAAAACGTAAATCTTTTCCCATGACCCCATCGCCAGGGCTAAACAATACAATTGGTGGTTCGATAAAATGCACTGCGTTTACTCGTACTGGTACTAGATGCAGAAATTCAGCCATGTGCTTGGAGAAGACTTGCAGAGTTCACACACCACAAAAGTAG